One genomic window of Psychrobacillus sp. INOP01 includes the following:
- the spo0A gene encoding sporulation transcription factor Spo0A, producing the protein MEKIKIAIVDDNKDLIRTMGSYFDQHPEIEIIGTAVNGKLCLELLDNIQPDVLLLDIIMPHLDGIAVLDNLQKDNKLKDIQVIMLTAFGQEDVMKQAVDLGASYFMLKPFEFERLVTQIKQVAGKKGFVQEEPVKANPEKEALQNKRMIDNTITNVIKEIGVPAHIKGYSYLREAIQMVYSDIELLGSITKVLYPEIAKKFQTTPSRVERAIRHAIEVAWNRGNYETISKLFGYTVHHLKSKPTNSEFIAMIADKIRMENMAS; encoded by the coding sequence ATGGAAAAGATAAAAATTGCAATTGTGGATGATAACAAAGATTTAATTCGTACAATGGGATCTTACTTCGATCAGCACCCGGAAATTGAAATAATTGGCACAGCAGTAAATGGGAAACTTTGTTTGGAACTTTTGGATAATATTCAACCAGATGTATTACTACTCGACATAATTATGCCGCATTTAGATGGAATTGCTGTTTTAGATAATCTACAAAAAGACAATAAACTTAAGGATATCCAAGTAATTATGTTGACTGCCTTTGGACAAGAGGATGTTATGAAACAAGCAGTAGATTTAGGTGCATCCTATTTTATGCTAAAGCCTTTTGAGTTTGAACGCTTAGTAACTCAAATCAAACAAGTAGCAGGCAAAAAAGGTTTTGTTCAAGAGGAACCTGTTAAAGCTAATCCCGAAAAAGAAGCATTGCAAAATAAGCGGATGATTGACAATACAATAACAAATGTTATTAAAGAGATTGGCGTTCCTGCTCATATTAAAGGATACTCTTACCTGCGTGAGGCTATTCAAATGGTTTATAGCGATATTGAATTGCTAGGTTCAATTACGAAAGTTTTATATCCAGAAATAGCTAAAAAATTTCAAACGACACCATCCCGTGTAGAACGAGCAATTCGACATGCTATCGAGGTAGCATGGAATCGCGGAAACTATGAAACTATTTCTAAATTGTTTGGATACACAGTACATCACTTAAAATCAAAACCTACTAATAGCGAATTCATCGCAATGATCGCCGACAAAATTCGTATGGAGAATATGGCTAGTTAA
- a CDS encoding DUF342 domain-containing protein, protein MLIIENDEIMLSAENGRVFMTIKSDHYNLKKVDELTRNHPRLKISNFMAVKKAVESGSHDPIELGTWIDSMELEISSDKMQALLTIYESPNFIQENIESLQMNIQKLLQDNQIVFGHQPLDLPAIKTGKSYIIAEGLPPQKGADAKISYLQQAEKTPVINEDGKADYFDMNFLVEINEGSWLGEKIPAQQGVAGKNIFGEMVPPIMGDDFPLKYDNKSAYEVEEEGKTVLRSKTKGVIGEVNGILTVQKHLIIDGDVGLETGNIKFDGSIQVRGTVMAGYSIVASGDISIESNEGVHAAELIKSTEGDVFIKGGIFGRGVTAIEAHHNIFVKHANECSLEAKDDIHIGFYSLGATIFCDKLVLDERKGKIIGGKAIAINSITTAYTGNKSERKTELIVQGIDRKILTENAKTKAQEMMKLQEETTKINFSLSQLSQFKNSMSVQQVAIYEQTKQKHNEIQREVKELDEEIQRILKMLRQTSDYFIQITREANPGTIIQIGNKSSYLTKQTQGKFKLENGELNV, encoded by the coding sequence ATGTTAATCATTGAGAATGATGAAATAATGCTTTCTGCCGAAAATGGACGAGTATTTATGACTATTAAAAGCGATCATTATAATCTAAAAAAAGTGGATGAGTTAACTAGAAATCATCCAAGACTGAAAATTTCTAATTTCATGGCTGTAAAAAAAGCTGTAGAAAGTGGTTCACATGATCCTATTGAATTAGGTACCTGGATAGACAGTATGGAGTTAGAAATAAGCAGTGATAAAATGCAAGCGTTACTTACTATTTACGAATCCCCGAACTTTATACAAGAGAACATAGAAAGTCTTCAAATGAATATACAAAAACTACTTCAAGACAATCAAATTGTATTTGGTCACCAGCCATTAGACTTACCCGCGATTAAAACAGGTAAATCATACATAATTGCAGAGGGACTACCACCTCAAAAAGGTGCCGATGCTAAAATTTCTTATTTGCAACAAGCGGAAAAGACACCAGTGATCAATGAAGATGGTAAAGCAGATTACTTTGACATGAACTTCCTCGTAGAGATTAATGAGGGATCTTGGCTTGGCGAAAAAATTCCTGCTCAGCAAGGTGTGGCAGGTAAGAATATTTTTGGCGAAATGGTACCTCCAATAATGGGGGATGATTTTCCTTTAAAATATGATAATAAATCTGCATATGAAGTGGAAGAGGAAGGGAAAACGGTTCTTCGTTCAAAAACAAAAGGAGTAATTGGAGAAGTTAATGGAATACTTACGGTCCAAAAGCATCTTATCATCGACGGTGATGTTGGATTGGAGACGGGAAATATAAAATTTGACGGTTCTATCCAAGTTAGAGGAACTGTAATGGCTGGATACTCAATAGTAGCTTCAGGTGATATTTCTATTGAATCGAACGAAGGTGTTCATGCGGCTGAACTTATAAAATCGACCGAAGGAGATGTGTTCATTAAAGGTGGTATTTTCGGCAGAGGGGTCACAGCGATTGAGGCACATCATAATATATTTGTTAAGCACGCAAATGAATGTTCGCTAGAGGCAAAAGACGATATTCACATTGGGTTTTATTCATTGGGAGCTACAATTTTCTGTGATAAACTGGTTCTAGATGAGCGCAAAGGGAAAATTATTGGTGGTAAGGCTATTGCCATCAATTCAATTACTACTGCGTATACGGGTAACAAGTCAGAAAGAAAAACGGAATTGATTGTCCAAGGAATAGATCGGAAAATCTTAACAGAAAATGCCAAAACAAAAGCACAAGAAATGATGAAGTTACAGGAAGAAACAACAAAGATTAATTTTAGTTTGAGTCAATTAAGTCAATTTAAAAACTCAATGTCTGTACAACAAGTAGCTATATATGAGCAAACGAAGCAAAAACATAATGAAATTCAGCGTGAGGTTAAAGAGTTAGATGAGGAGATTCAACGTATTTTGAAAATGTTAAGACAAACGTCAGATTATTTTATCCAAATTACAAGAGAAGCAAATCCAGGAACTATTATTCAAATTGGAAACAAGTCCTCCTATCTAACGAAACAAACCCAAGGGAAATTTAAATTGGAAAATGGGGAGTTAAATGTCTAA
- the recN gene encoding DNA repair protein RecN produces MLKELTIKNFAIIDELTVSFEEGLTVLTGETGAGKSIIIDAVHLLCGGRGSHEFIRHEAKKAELEGLFIISNPGHGVVKKLADVGIDIEDESIILRRDINQSGKSVCRVNGKLVTIGILREIGASLIDIHGQHESQELMDDKAHIHLLDQFAGENLKEVKESYQELYKQYKKWKKELDKLSENEQQIAHKIDLYTFQVEEIADSNLVIGEEDQLQEQKKKLQNFHKVFDKMSNAYDAILTESKGLDYIGTAMADLQDIADVDKNMQELSENVSSAFYILQDAAYQLKNELDEMEFDNNQLQIVDERLATIQTLKRKYGSSIEEILQYKDQIQYSLDQLVNRDEQIQKMTEKIRQIEIDLELEAIDLTDKRKNAAKLLSVAIMEQLQELYMEKATFSVMFHETVKPVYNENGLDDLSFYISTNVGEPLKALTKIASGGELSRMMLALKSIFSKHQGITSIIFDEVDTGVSGRVAQSIAEKISGIASNSQVLCISHLPQVAAMADQHLMIKKEVSGNRTFTVLEEVQNDKRAEELSRMMSGAEITSTTLQHSKELLKLAENRKKIIRNL; encoded by the coding sequence TTGTTGAAGGAACTAACGATAAAAAACTTTGCCATTATTGATGAATTGACCGTCAGTTTTGAAGAAGGGCTTACTGTGCTTACTGGAGAAACTGGAGCAGGAAAGTCTATTATTATTGATGCTGTACATTTGTTATGTGGTGGGAGAGGCTCACATGAATTCATTAGACATGAAGCTAAAAAAGCCGAATTAGAAGGCTTATTTATTATTTCTAATCCCGGGCATGGTGTTGTTAAAAAGCTGGCAGACGTTGGTATTGATATTGAAGACGAATCTATTATTTTAAGAAGAGATATTAACCAGTCAGGTAAAAGTGTCTGTAGAGTAAATGGGAAACTTGTAACAATTGGTATTTTAAGAGAAATTGGTGCTTCTTTAATAGATATTCATGGGCAGCACGAGAGTCAAGAATTGATGGACGATAAAGCCCATATCCATTTGTTGGATCAATTTGCTGGAGAAAATCTAAAAGAAGTGAAAGAATCCTATCAAGAACTTTATAAACAATATAAAAAGTGGAAAAAAGAACTCGATAAACTATCGGAGAACGAACAACAGATTGCACATAAGATTGACTTGTATACGTTCCAAGTAGAAGAAATAGCCGATTCGAATCTAGTTATAGGTGAAGAGGATCAATTACAGGAACAGAAAAAGAAATTACAAAATTTCCATAAGGTCTTCGACAAAATGAGTAATGCCTATGATGCTATTTTGACCGAATCCAAAGGTCTAGATTATATAGGTACAGCAATGGCTGATCTTCAGGATATAGCAGATGTTGATAAAAATATGCAGGAACTTAGCGAAAACGTGTCTTCAGCTTTTTACATATTGCAAGATGCAGCATATCAGTTAAAAAATGAGTTAGATGAGATGGAATTTGATAACAATCAACTTCAAATCGTGGACGAGCGTTTAGCAACTATCCAAACCTTAAAACGAAAATATGGTTCATCAATTGAAGAAATTTTACAATACAAAGATCAAATTCAATACAGCTTAGATCAGTTGGTAAATCGTGATGAGCAAATTCAAAAAATGACAGAAAAAATACGTCAAATTGAAATTGATTTAGAATTAGAGGCTATTGATTTAACGGATAAACGTAAAAACGCTGCAAAATTATTAAGCGTTGCCATCATGGAGCAATTACAAGAATTATATATGGAAAAGGCTACTTTTTCGGTTATGTTTCATGAAACAGTTAAACCAGTCTATAATGAAAATGGGTTAGACGACTTGTCTTTTTATATTTCAACGAATGTAGGCGAACCTCTGAAGGCATTAACTAAAATTGCTTCGGGTGGAGAGTTATCACGTATGATGCTTGCACTTAAAAGTATTTTCTCTAAGCATCAAGGCATTACATCCATTATTTTTGATGAAGTTGATACTGGAGTAAGTGGACGCGTTGCCCAATCAATAGCAGAAAAAATTTCAGGGATTGCCTCGAACTCGCAAGTGCTTTGTATATCTCATTTACCACAAGTTGCAGCGATGGCGGATCAACATTTAATGATTAAAAAAGAGGTCAGTGGTAATCGAACTTTTACTGTATTAGAAGAAGTACAAAATGATAAACGAGCAGAAGAACTAAGTCGGATGATGTCTGGTGCTGAAATTACAAGCACAACGTTACAGCATTCGAAAGAACTTTTAAAATTAGCGGAAAATCGCAAAAAAATTATAAGAAATCTGTGA
- the ahrC gene encoding transcriptional regulator AhrC/ArgR has protein sequence MNKGQRHIRIRDIIAKHEIETQDDLVDFLKNAGYNVTQATVSRDIKELHLVKVPLPNGNYKYSLPADQRFNPTQKLRRALSDAFVSIDGASYFLVMKTLPGNAHAIGSLIDYLDWSEILGTICGDDTCLILCRQEQDSQVIKNRLLEML, from the coding sequence ATGAACAAGGGACAACGACATATTCGCATAAGGGATATTATTGCAAAACACGAAATTGAAACACAGGATGATTTAGTCGATTTTCTAAAAAATGCGGGATATAATGTCACTCAGGCTACTGTTTCGAGAGATATTAAAGAACTTCATTTAGTTAAAGTTCCATTGCCTAATGGTAATTATAAATATAGTTTACCTGCTGACCAACGCTTTAATCCTACACAAAAACTGCGAAGAGCATTGTCTGATGCATTCGTTAGTATTGATGGAGCAAGTTACTTTTTAGTGATGAAAACGTTACCTGGTAATGCCCACGCAATAGGTTCTTTAATTGATTACTTAGATTGGTCAGAGATTTTAGGAACTATTTGTGGAGACGATACTTGTTTAATCCTATGTAGGCAGGAACAAGATAGTCAAGTTATCAAAAATCGCTTACTCGAAATGCTTTAA
- a CDS encoding SpoIVB peptidase S55 domain-containing protein: MKKNYRKWSLMPLLFFTLFFANNSAFAEQTSVVPLGQSIQIDLQYGSVFVSSDVLLSDDEWLRTGDAIHLINDQPVTNLMDVKSHIKDSTQIIIQYEHKKEKYTKSISPTQMVKLLPFLKDATEGIGTLTYFDPITKEFGALGHQIVDQQSGITPNFSEGSIYLSSIEQIKKSTPGKPGYKITSHQSNTLPIGGVNENNVYGVFGKLDNSALENISLQQVEIVDQEDIMTGKAVMRTSIDGQKVQDFSIEISSVEGHIFQFTVTDKKLIQKTGGILQGMSGSPIIQKDKLIGVVTHMYVDKPENGAGLAITEMMKKNPK; the protein is encoded by the coding sequence ATGAAGAAAAACTATCGGAAATGGTCGCTAATGCCACTACTCTTCTTTACTCTATTCTTCGCGAACAATTCAGCTTTTGCAGAGCAAACTTCAGTGGTTCCACTCGGGCAGTCTATTCAAATTGATTTACAGTATGGTTCCGTTTTTGTAAGTAGTGATGTTTTACTTTCGGATGACGAATGGCTGCGAACAGGTGATGCGATTCATCTTATCAACGATCAGCCTGTGACAAATCTTATGGACGTAAAAAGTCATATAAAAGATAGTACACAAATTATTATCCAGTATGAGCATAAAAAAGAAAAGTATACGAAAAGTATCAGTCCAACTCAAATGGTGAAATTACTTCCTTTTTTGAAAGACGCAACAGAAGGTATTGGCACTTTGACTTATTTTGATCCGATTACGAAAGAATTTGGTGCATTAGGTCACCAAATAGTGGACCAACAGTCTGGAATTACTCCGAACTTCTCGGAAGGTTCCATATATTTATCCTCAATTGAGCAGATAAAGAAAAGTACGCCGGGAAAACCTGGCTATAAAATAACATCCCATCAATCAAATACATTACCAATTGGTGGTGTAAATGAAAATAATGTATACGGTGTTTTCGGAAAATTGGACAATAGTGCGTTAGAAAATATATCCTTGCAACAGGTGGAAATTGTAGATCAAGAAGATATAATGACAGGCAAAGCAGTTATGCGAACCTCAATCGATGGTCAAAAGGTACAGGATTTCTCAATAGAAATTTCTTCAGTAGAAGGTCATATATTTCAATTTACAGTAACCGATAAGAAGCTCATTCAAAAAACAGGCGGTATCTTACAAGGCATGAGTGGAAGTCCAATCATACAAAAAGATAAACTAATCGGAGTCGTTACTCATATGTATGTAGATAAACCAGAAAATGGTGCAGGGTTAGCAATAACCGAAATGATGAAAAAGAATCCTAAATGA